A part of Triplophysa dalaica isolate WHDGS20190420 chromosome 17, ASM1584641v1, whole genome shotgun sequence genomic DNA contains:
- the cpped1 gene encoding serine/threonine-protein phosphatase CPPED1 isoform X1: MAGNESIFLRAKDRTYKGLTEDEQKEWNGPFYFIKVADPQLGLMKAWRIGDSDSGGDEWDEEVQLTKQAVQAINKLKPRPRFVVLCGDLVHAMPGNSFREDQVKDLKAALRGIDPNIPLVFVSGNHDLGNAPTPDTVEQFCRDWGDDYFSFWVGGVLCLVLNSQFFFDPSGCPELMAAQEVWLEKQLQRAAQTPCQHVLVFQHIPLFLRAPEEEDDYFNLHRGIRERLIRRFKQAGVKAVFSGHYHRNAGGFHDGLDMVVSSAIGCQLGDDTHGVRVVVVTEDEVTHLYHSLDQLTEKGIDEDLKKLLA, translated from the exons ATGGCAGGAAACGAAAGTATTTTTCTGAGAGCGAAGGATCGGACTTATAAAGGGCTGACAGAAG ATGAGCAGAAGGAGTGGAATGGCCCTTTTTATTTCATCAAGGTGGCGGATCCCCAGCTTGGCCTGATGAAGGCATGGAGGATAGGTGACTCTGATTCAGGAGGGGATGAGTGGGATGAGGAGGTGCAGCTCACAAAGCAGGCGGTCCAGGCCATTAACAAACTTAAACCTAGACCTCGCTTCGTTGTGCTGTGTGGAGACCTGGTCCACGCTATGCCTG GAAATTCATTCAGGGAAGACCAAGTTAAGGATCTCAAAGCAGCACTAAGAGGGATTGACCCTAACATTCCTCTCGTGTTTGTCAGCGGCAACCATGACCTTGGCAACGCACCTACTCCAGACACTGTGGAGCAGTTCTGCCGTGACTGGGGCGACGATTACTTCAGTTTTTGGGTGGGCGGGGTGTTGTGTTTGGTTCTGAACTCTCAGTTCTTCTTCGACCCATCAGGCTGCCCTGAGCTAATGGCGGCTCAGGAGGTCTGGCTTGAGAAGCAGCTACAGAGGGCTGCCCAGACCCCCTGCCAGCACGTGCTGGTCTTTCAGCACATTCCACTCTTCCTCCGTGCACCCGAGGAAGAGGACGACTACTTCAACCTGCATAGAGGGATCAGAGAGCGCCTGATCCGGAGGTTCAAACAAGCAG GAGTGAAAGCCGTGTTCTCCGGTCACTACCACAGAAATGCCGGGGGATTCCATGACGGGCTGGATATGGTGGTGAGCTCAGCGATTGGCTGTCAGTTGGGAGATGACACGCATGGCGTGAGGGTGGTGGTAGTTACTGAAGATGAGGTCACCCATCTCTACCATAGCCTGGACCAATTGACAGAAAAAGGAATAGATGAAGACCTTAAGAAACTGCTGGCCTGA
- the cpped1 gene encoding serine/threonine-protein phosphatase CPPED1 isoform X2 produces MKAWRIGDSDSGGDEWDEEVQLTKQAVQAINKLKPRPRFVVLCGDLVHAMPGNSFREDQVKDLKAALRGIDPNIPLVFVSGNHDLGNAPTPDTVEQFCRDWGDDYFSFWVGGVLCLVLNSQFFFDPSGCPELMAAQEVWLEKQLQRAAQTPCQHVLVFQHIPLFLRAPEEEDDYFNLHRGIRERLIRRFKQAGVKAVFSGHYHRNAGGFHDGLDMVVSSAIGCQLGDDTHGVRVVVVTEDEVTHLYHSLDQLTEKGIDEDLKKLLA; encoded by the exons ATGAAGGCATGGAGGATAGGTGACTCTGATTCAGGAGGGGATGAGTGGGATGAGGAGGTGCAGCTCACAAAGCAGGCGGTCCAGGCCATTAACAAACTTAAACCTAGACCTCGCTTCGTTGTGCTGTGTGGAGACCTGGTCCACGCTATGCCTG GAAATTCATTCAGGGAAGACCAAGTTAAGGATCTCAAAGCAGCACTAAGAGGGATTGACCCTAACATTCCTCTCGTGTTTGTCAGCGGCAACCATGACCTTGGCAACGCACCTACTCCAGACACTGTGGAGCAGTTCTGCCGTGACTGGGGCGACGATTACTTCAGTTTTTGGGTGGGCGGGGTGTTGTGTTTGGTTCTGAACTCTCAGTTCTTCTTCGACCCATCAGGCTGCCCTGAGCTAATGGCGGCTCAGGAGGTCTGGCTTGAGAAGCAGCTACAGAGGGCTGCCCAGACCCCCTGCCAGCACGTGCTGGTCTTTCAGCACATTCCACTCTTCCTCCGTGCACCCGAGGAAGAGGACGACTACTTCAACCTGCATAGAGGGATCAGAGAGCGCCTGATCCGGAGGTTCAAACAAGCAG GAGTGAAAGCCGTGTTCTCCGGTCACTACCACAGAAATGCCGGGGGATTCCATGACGGGCTGGATATGGTGGTGAGCTCAGCGATTGGCTGTCAGTTGGGAGATGACACGCATGGCGTGAGGGTGGTGGTAGTTACTGAAGATGAGGTCACCCATCTCTACCATAGCCTGGACCAATTGACAGAAAAAGGAATAGATGAAGACCTTAAGAAACTGCTGGCCTGA
- the ercc4 gene encoding DNA repair endonuclease XPF encodes MASPLLEYETEMFLSLFTSDGLLITSEGLGIDRLLLHFMKLYSEEGSLVLLLNATTPEQEYFTEKLRAEGVSHLPQTVTSDVQSSERYNVYTRGGVLFVTSRILVVDFLTDRIPANLITGILVYRAHKIIESCQEAFILRLYRQKNKTGFIKAFTDKATSFSSGFCQVERVMRNLFVKKLFLWPRFQASVNTTLDKHKPDVVELHVSMTPAMRAIQSSIMDIMNACLKELKRYNPTLEAEDLSLENALGTSFEKIVRHYLNPLWHQLGSRTKSLVQDLKILRTLLLYLTQYDCVTFLNLLESLRTSQKSFGSNSGWLFLDSSMSMFVNARSRVYRIQEAKKKLKVGGIEQKQSATGPSKRELVLEKNPKWEALTEVLQEIEKENNSSEHEPGRVLICASDDRTCAQLKEYIQKGADHLLNRLYGRTIGKDDTQPALIINEKGWPRRASGKMSKGKNGQPKRAKANSKKPTKIEKQDGAEKDLTGKSDDEGGLVEVEEEEEEEVLLDVSSDDYYGILKEPLTVIHPLKGYSDPYSLTRVLHEVDPMFVVLYDAELSFVRQLEIFKASRPGQPLRVYFLIYGGSTEEQRYLTVLNKEKQAFEHLIREKASMVVPEEREGREDTNLDLARSQEPATAATDTRKAGGREEVKEPHRIIVDMREFRSELPSLLHRRGLDIEPVTLEVGDYILTSDICVERKSISDLIGSLQSGRLYTQCLSMNRFYRQPVLLIEFDPAKPFSLVARSDLRQEISANDVTSKLTLLTLHFPRLRLLWCPSPHVTAELFQELKHGREEPDAAAAQAITAESDTVIESADLYNPGPYDFLLRMPGVNVKNFKSLLKHASCLANLVTFSQEKLSEILGSTSNARQLYEFIHNPMDIVPVQRNRF; translated from the exons ATGGCGAGCCCTCTTCTGGAGTATGAGACGGAGATGTTTCTGAGTCTGTTCACCTCGGACGGGCTCCTGATCACATCTGAGGGTCTCGGTATTGACAGATTACTGCTACACTTTATGAAGCTGTATTCAGAGGAGGGCAGTCTGGTTCTGCTTCTGAACGCAACTACCCCTGAACAG GAGTATTTCACAGAAAAGTTGCGAGCTGAAGGGGTGAGCCATCTTCCCCAGACCGTGACCAGCGATGTCCAGAGCAGTGAAAGATATAACGTGTACACCAGAGGAGGCGTTCTGTTTGTTACAAGTCGTATACTGGTGGTGGACTTCCTTACAGACAGAATTCCTGCTAATCTTATAACAG GAATCCTGGTGTACCGTGCCCATAAGATCATCGAATCATGTCAGGAGGCTTTCATTTTGAGACTCTATCGGcaaaaaaacaagacaggattCATCAAGGCCTTTACAGATAAGGCGACGTCCTTCTCTTCTGGTTTCTGTCAGGTTGAGCGGGTGATGAGAAATCTGTTTGTGAAGAAACTCTTTCTCTGGCCAAG ATTTCAAGCATCAGTCAACACAACACTGGACAAACACAAGCCGGATGTGGTGGAGTTGCATGTGTCTATGACTCCAGCGATGAGAGCTATCCAGAGCTCTATTATGGACATCATGAACGCCTGCCTGAAGGAGTTAAAGCGCTATAATCCCACGCTGGAAGCAGAAGATTTGTCGCTGGAGAATGCTCTGGGCACTTCTTTCGAGAAA ATAGTCCGCCATTACCTCAACCCATTGTGGCATCAGCTGGGCTCCAGGACCAAATCTCTAGTTCAGGACTTGAAGATTTTAAGAACCCTTCTTCTCTACCTCACTCAGTACGATTGCGTCACATTTCTCAATCTGCTGGAGTCTTTGAGAACCAGCCAGAAAAGCTTTGGTAGTAATTCAG GCTGGTTGTTCCTGGACTCTAGCATGTCAATGTTTGTAAATGCTCGCAGTCGGGTGTATCGCATTCAAGAGGCAAAGAAGAAACTGAAAGTTGGAGGGATTGAGCAAAAGCAAAGTGCAACAG GCCCTTCAAAAAGAGAGCTTGTACTTGAGAAAAATCCCAAGTGGGAAGCTCTAACGGAGGTGCTACAGGAGATTGAGAAGGAGAACAACAGCTCTGAGCATGAACCag GCCGTGTGTTGATATGCGCCAGTGATGACAGAACCTGTGCTCAGCTGAAGGAATATATCCAAAAAGGTGCAGATCACCTACTGAATCGCCTTTATGGCCGCACAATTGGAAAAGATGATACCCAGCCTGCTCTGATTATAAATGAGAAAGGTTGGCCAAGAAGAGCATCCGGTAAGATGAGCAAAGGAAAGAATGGGCAGCCAAAAAGAGCCAAAGCCAACTCTAAGAAACCTACAAAGATTGAGAAACAAGACGGAGCTGAGAAGGACCTGACTGGAAAAAGTGATGATGAAGGAGGACTGGTTGAAgtagaggaagaggaagaagaagaggttCTACTAGATGTTTCTTCTGATGATTACTATGGGATTCTTAAAGAGCCACTGACAGTCATTCACCCATTGAAAGGATACAGTGACCCTTACAGTCTGACGCGGGTCTTGCATGAGGTTGACCCCATGTTTGTGGTTTTGTACGATGCAGAACTCAGTTTTGTGCGACAGCTGGAAATTTTTAAAGCCAGCAGACCAGGGCAACCTCTCCG GGTGTATTTTCTTATATATGGAGGCTCAACAGAAGAGCAGAGGTACCTTACAGTCctcaacaaagaaaaacaagcatttgaGCACCTCATAAG GGAAAAAGCCAGCATGGTCGTGCCAGAAGAGAGAGAAGGTAGGGAGGACACCAACCTAGATCTCGCCCGCAGTCAGGAGCCCGCCACTGCTGCTACTGACACCCGCAAAGCAG GGGGTCGTGAAGAGGTTAAAGAGCCTCATCGAATCATAGTCGATATGAGGGAGTTCCGCAGTGAGCTTCCATCCCTTCTGCATCGACGGGGTCTGGACATCGAACCTGTGACTCTAGAAGTGGGCGACTATATTTTGACATCGGATATCTGCGTTGAGCGCAAAAGCATCAGCGATCTCATTGGTTCACTGCAAAGCGGACGTCTTTACACACAGTGCCTCTCCATGAACCGATTCTATCGTCAGCCCGTGCTGCTTATCgagtttgacccagctaaacCTTTTTCCCTGGTGGCCCGGAGCGACCTGCGTCAGGAGATCTCCGCCAATGATGTCACGTCCAAATTGACCCTTCTCACACTTCATTTCCCTCGTCTGAGACTGCTCTGGTGCCCGTCGCCCCACGTTACAGCAGAGCTGTTCCAGGAGCTCAAACACGGCCGCGAGGAACCTGACGCTGCTGCGGCTCAGGCCATCACGGCGGAGTCGGATACTGTGATAGAGTCCGCAGATCTGTACAACCCCGGGCCGTACGACTTCTTGCTCCGAATGCCTGGAGTCAATGTGAAAAACTTTAAAAGTCTTCTAAAACATGCTTCCTGTCTGGCTAATCTTGTGACATTTAGTCAGGAAAAGCTAAGTGAGATATTGGGCAGTACCAGCAATGCAAGACAGCTTTATGAATTTATTCACAATCCAATGGATATAGTGCCTGTCCAgagaaacaggttttaa